The Aeromonas jandaei genomic interval CCGCAGCTGATGGATACCGGCAAAATAGGGGTGAGCCTCGGGGTCGAGCCGTCCCATAAAAAGGTCGTCGATAAAGGGACCGCCAAACTCCCCCGGCGGCAGGCTGATGCCATGCACCACCAGTAGGGAGATATCGTCCGGCGCGGCCCGTTCGTTGTGATGGGGAGAGGGAACCCGGCGAGCCTGCTGGCACCAGCCGGCATCATCAATGGAAAAAATGGGGTCAGAATGAGTCATCGGCTACTCGATACGAGTTGAACAAAAAAGCGCGATCCGGGCAGGCATCTTGTCACCAAGCCGCTGAATCAGTGGAAAAATGTGTGTTAGGCTGAGTCATCTTCCGCTCGCAATGGATGAGATATGCAGCACACGGCACGCTGGATGTGGTTACTGGCCTGGCTCTCTCTGATGGGTCTGCTGACCCTCTATTTTCACTCCCGCAGCCAACCCAGCGTCACCGCCAGCGGCGAACTGCTGCTGCAAGCCGACCAGAGCGGCCACTATCGTCTGGAGGGTGCCATCAACGGCTACCCGGTGCAACTGCTGCTCGATACCGGCGCCACCCGTGTCACCATCCCGCAGCAGGTTGCCAAGCGGCTGGGTCTGGCAGCCCGCGGCGGCAGCCAGGTCAACACGGCTGCGGGTCAGATCCGGGTCGGCAACGGCACCATCGAAACGCTGGCGATGGGGCCATTGACCTTGTACGATTTGGCCATCTTTATCAACCCGGCGGCTGAGGGCGACGAGGTGCTGGTTGGCATGAACGCCCTAGGCCGGCTGGAGCTGGTTCAAAAAGAGCGGCAACTGCTGCTCAGACCCTTGCAGGAATAAGGCATGTTTCAACAGGATGTCAGCCGCGCCGTACGCGCTGCACTACTCGAAGATCTGGGCGATGCCCTGACTACGCTCGACCAACCGGACGCTAGCGCCGATATCACGGCCCAGCTGATCCCGGCCGACCGGATGGCCAACGCCCGGGTGATCACCCGTGAAGCCGGAGTATTCTGCGGCCAGCCATGGGTCGACGAGGTGTTCGTACAACTCGGCGGCGAGGTGAAGGTGGAGTGGAAGGTGCAGGATGGCGAGGTAATATCCCCCAATCAGGAGCTGTTCCGCCTCCATGGCCCAGCCCGCTTGCTGCTGACCGGCGAGCGCAATGCGCTGAACTTCGTCCAGACCCTCTCCGGCGTTGCCACTCTCACCGCTCGTTATGTCGCCGAGCTGGAAGAGACCGACTGCCGGTTGCTCGACACCCGCAAGACTATCCCGGGCCTGCGCACGGCCCAGAAGTACGCCGTCACCTGTGGCGGCGGCAAGAACCACCGCATCGGCCTCTACGACGCCTACCTGATCAAGGAAAACCATATCCTTGCCTGCGGCGGCATCGCCGAAGCGATTAATGAGGCTCGTCATCTCAATCCGGGCAAACCGGTAGAGGTAGAGGTCGAATCGCTGGCCGAGCTGGAACAGGCGCTGGCGGCCAACGCCGATATCGTGATGCTGGACAACTTCGATGTTGCCATGATGCGTGAGGCAGTCGCCATCAATCAGGGACGGGCCAAGCTGGAAGTATCAGGTAATGTTACCCTCGATACCCTGGCCGAATTTGCCGCCACCGGCGTCGATTTTATCTCGGTCGGGGCCCTGACCAAGCATGTGCGGGCGCTCGATCTCTCGATGCGTTTTATCTGAGAGGAAGATTCACTCCACCCCGTCGTAAACGGGAAGATAGATAACAGGTCATGGACTTGCAAAAGGCGCCTCAGGCGCCTTTTCTTTATGGCAGGAACCCTCTGCATAAGGAGTGTGATGGCGGGCCCTTTACAACTAGCAAAAAGAGTCGATAGAAGCTGCTTGCTATATGATTTTCATCATGTTTTTAGCAAATGACAGAAAAGTGGTTAACAAAGGCTGCGATCTCTGTTGCCACCCTTGATAGCTCGGATAAGATACTGACGTGTGGATGATTTTCCATCGGCACTTCCCAGGAACCAAGGACAAAAGGATATTTGAAATGAAGAAACAATCAGGCTTTACCCTTATTGAATTGATGATCGTTGTGGCGATCGTCGCCATTCTGGCAGCAGTAGCTCTACCTGCGTATCAAAGCTACACACAGAGAGCAAAATTTACTGAAGTTATATCAGCTGTAGGCCCCGGAAAAACAGCCGTTGAAGTTTGTGTGCAAGGATACACTGGTGCGGCTGCTAATATTGGCGCTGACTGTGCAGCGGCCGGCACTGCCGCCGTATCTGCTGGCGCCACGACAAATTTGAGTGATGTAACAGTTACTAACGCAGCTGGTGTTATTACTATTTCTGGTATCGCCACCGCAGCACTTGGCAATTCAACATATGACTTGGTTACCTCTGGCGCAGTTACACCAGGGGCACAGGTACTTTGGAACATTTCAGGTTCATGCAGAACCGATGGCAAATGTTAACGGATGACCTCTAGCCCCAACAGCGGCCTGGCATTAAGCCTGGCCGCCTCTTCACTGATAAGTGAGGAGGACTCCCAGCGCTATCTGAGCCAGGCCAAGGCCCAGCGTAAACCCTTTGTAACCTTCCTGATCGAGAACGAGATCCTTGAGAGCAAGGCTCTCGCCGATTTTTGCGAACTGGAGTATGGGGTACCTCTGCTGGATCTTGCAGCCTTCGATTTGGCCGAGATCCCGCAGAAGTACCTCAATCAGAAGCTGA includes:
- a CDS encoding pilin, with protein sequence MKKQSGFTLIELMIVVAIVAILAAVALPAYQSYTQRAKFTEVISAVGPGKTAVEVCVQGYTGAAANIGADCAAAGTAAVSAGATTNLSDVTVTNAAGVITISGIATAALGNSTYDLVTSGAVTPGAQVLWNISGSCRTDGKC
- a CDS encoding retropepsin-like aspartic protease family protein produces the protein MQHTARWMWLLAWLSLMGLLTLYFHSRSQPSVTASGELLLQADQSGHYRLEGAINGYPVQLLLDTGATRVTIPQQVAKRLGLAARGGSQVNTAAGQIRVGNGTIETLAMGPLTLYDLAIFINPAAEGDEVLVGMNALGRLELVQKERQLLLRPLQE
- the nadC gene encoding carboxylating nicotinate-nucleotide diphosphorylase, producing MFQQDVSRAVRAALLEDLGDALTTLDQPDASADITAQLIPADRMANARVITREAGVFCGQPWVDEVFVQLGGEVKVEWKVQDGEVISPNQELFRLHGPARLLLTGERNALNFVQTLSGVATLTARYVAELEETDCRLLDTRKTIPGLRTAQKYAVTCGGGKNHRIGLYDAYLIKENHILACGGIAEAINEARHLNPGKPVEVEVESLAELEQALAANADIVMLDNFDVAMMREAVAINQGRAKLEVSGNVTLDTLAEFAATGVDFISVGALTKHVRALDLSMRFI